A window of the Pogona vitticeps strain Pit_001003342236 chromosome 4, PviZW2.1, whole genome shotgun sequence genome harbors these coding sequences:
- the STMND1 gene encoding stathmin domain-containing protein 1 isoform X2 has protein sequence MVSMKNRSQSWLFCFQKASTYYTMGCNTSSRVTVEGSPLKNPHHDREAQNQAEETASLGTISLISQGQSRNKDGSCQRSLPEVSTEKFSSAKEENNEQITDIRGGLPKKHVSLLEKKRQTSSDILEELRMQGLIKNQSTTSKNRTADDSMSKERLLKKELLADRPSLINPYEGKTSGNETDCSTSIVKNSSSTIQLLTLNLAVGSWMEKEEIDEYLNNVEDFVVESDVTYNTINEVF, from the exons ATGGTTTCTATGAAGAACAGGAGTCAGAGCTGGCTGTTCTGCTTTCAAAAAGCAAGCACTTACTACACCATGGGCTGCAACACTTCCAGCAGGGTAACTGTTGAGGGATCACCACTCAAGAATCCACATCATGACAGAGAAGCTCAAAATCAG GCTGAAGAGACTGCATCTCTTGGAACAATTAGCCTTATATCGCAAGGTCAGTCAAGAAACAAAGATGGTTCATGTCAAAGAAGTTTGCCAGAAGTTAGTACAGAAAAGTTCTCATCagctaaagaagaaaataatgaacaGATTACAG acatcagagGTGGTCTTCCCAAGAAACATGTAAGCTTactagaaaagaaaaggcaaacatCATCAGATATCCTGGAGGAGCTTCGGATGCAAGGCCTAATCAAGAACCAAAGTACAACTTCTAAAAATAGAACAGCAGATGATTCCATG TCAAAAGAAAGACTACTGAAAAAAGAATTGCTGGCTGACAGACCTTCACTAATAAATCCCTATGAAGGCAAGACTTCAGGGAATGAAACAGACTGTTCAACTTCTATAGTTAAAAATAGTTCTAGTACTATTCAGTTGCTAACCTTAAATCTAGCAGTAGGGAGCtggatggagaaggaagaaatTGATGAATATTTAAACAATGTTGAGGACTTTGTGGTTGAGTCAGATGTAACTTACAACACAATCAATGAAGTATTCTGA
- the STMND1 gene encoding stathmin domain-containing protein 1 isoform X3 — protein MVSMKNRSQSWLFCFQKASTYYTMGCNTSSRVTVEGSPLKNPHHDREAQNQAEETASLGTISLISQGQSRNKDGSCQRSLPEVSTEKFSSAKEENNEQITEDIRGGLPKKHVSLLEKKRQTSSDILEELRMQGLIKNQSTTSKNRTADDSMLVDAERPLQKPPIKLEKLEIKKKKGHKLTIEEPENKTDFLENRRNYNI, from the exons ATGGTTTCTATGAAGAACAGGAGTCAGAGCTGGCTGTTCTGCTTTCAAAAAGCAAGCACTTACTACACCATGGGCTGCAACACTTCCAGCAGGGTAACTGTTGAGGGATCACCACTCAAGAATCCACATCATGACAGAGAAGCTCAAAATCAG GCTGAAGAGACTGCATCTCTTGGAACAATTAGCCTTATATCGCAAGGTCAGTCAAGAAACAAAGATGGTTCATGTCAAAGAAGTTTGCCAGAAGTTAGTACAGAAAAGTTCTCATCagctaaagaagaaaataatgaacaGATTACAG aagacatcagagGTGGTCTTCCCAAGAAACATGTAAGCTTactagaaaagaaaaggcaaacatCATCAGATATCCTGGAGGAGCTTCGGATGCAAGGCCTAATCAAGAACCAAAGTACAACTTCTAAAAATAGAACAGCAGATGATTCCATG TTGGTCGATGCTGAAAGGCCGCTACAGAAGCCACCAATCAAACTAGAAAAGCTTGAaatcaaaaagaagaaaggacatAAATTAACAATAGAGGAgcctgaaaacaagacagattTTCTTGAAAATAGAAGAAATTACAATATCTAA
- the STMND1 gene encoding stathmin domain-containing protein 1 isoform X1, giving the protein MVSMKNRSQSWLFCFQKASTYYTMGCNTSSRVTVEGSPLKNPHHDREAQNQAEETASLGTISLISQGQSRNKDGSCQRSLPEVSTEKFSSAKEENNEQITEDIRGGLPKKHVSLLEKKRQTSSDILEELRMQGLIKNQSTTSKNRTADDSMSKERLLKKELLADRPSLINPYEGKTSGNETDCSTSIVKNSSSTIQLLTLNLAVGSWMEKEEIDEYLNNVEDFVVESDVTYNTINEVF; this is encoded by the exons ATGGTTTCTATGAAGAACAGGAGTCAGAGCTGGCTGTTCTGCTTTCAAAAAGCAAGCACTTACTACACCATGGGCTGCAACACTTCCAGCAGGGTAACTGTTGAGGGATCACCACTCAAGAATCCACATCATGACAGAGAAGCTCAAAATCAG GCTGAAGAGACTGCATCTCTTGGAACAATTAGCCTTATATCGCAAGGTCAGTCAAGAAACAAAGATGGTTCATGTCAAAGAAGTTTGCCAGAAGTTAGTACAGAAAAGTTCTCATCagctaaagaagaaaataatgaacaGATTACAG aagacatcagagGTGGTCTTCCCAAGAAACATGTAAGCTTactagaaaagaaaaggcaaacatCATCAGATATCCTGGAGGAGCTTCGGATGCAAGGCCTAATCAAGAACCAAAGTACAACTTCTAAAAATAGAACAGCAGATGATTCCATG TCAAAAGAAAGACTACTGAAAAAAGAATTGCTGGCTGACAGACCTTCACTAATAAATCCCTATGAAGGCAAGACTTCAGGGAATGAAACAGACTGTTCAACTTCTATAGTTAAAAATAGTTCTAGTACTATTCAGTTGCTAACCTTAAATCTAGCAGTAGGGAGCtggatggagaaggaagaaatTGATGAATATTTAAACAATGTTGAGGACTTTGTGGTTGAGTCAGATGTAACTTACAACACAATCAATGAAGTATTCTGA